In Balaenoptera ricei isolate mBalRic1 chromosome 7, mBalRic1.hap2, whole genome shotgun sequence, a single window of DNA contains:
- the EIF4E2 gene encoding eukaryotic translation initiation factor 4E type 2 isoform X2 — MNNKFDALKDDDSGDHDQNEENSTQKDGEKEKTERDKSQSSGKRKAVVPGPAEHPLQYNYTFWYSRRTPGRPTSSQSYEQNIKQIGTFASVEQFWRFYSHMVRPGDLTGHSDFHLFKEGIKPMWEDDANKNGGKWIIRLRKGLASRCWENLILAMLGEQFMVGEEICGAVVSVRFQEDIISIWNKTASDQATTARIRDTLRRVLNLPPNTIMEYKTHTDSIKAWEEFHGLVNSSGR; from the exons ATGAACAACAAGTTCGACGC ATTGAAAGATGACGACAGTGGGGACCATGATCAGAATGAAGAAAACAGCACACAGAAAGATGGTGAGAAGGAAAAAACGGAACGAGACAAGAGTCAGAGCAGCGGCAAGAGGAAG GCTGTTGTCCCTGGGCCAGCGGAGCACCCCCTGCAGTATAACTACACTTTCTGGTACTCCAGGAGAACCCCTGGCCGTCCCACCAGCTCACAGAGCTACGAACAGAATATCAAACAGATTGGCACCTTTGCCTCT GTGGAGCAGTTCTGGAGGTTTTACAGCCACATGGTACGTCCCGGGGACCTGACAGGCCACAGTGACTTCCATCTCTTCAAAGAAGGAATTAAACCCATGTGGGAG GATGATGCAAATAAAAATGGTGGCAAGTGGATTATTCGGCTGCGGAAGGGCTTGGCATCCCGTTGCTGGGAGAATCTCATCCTGGCCATGTTGGGGGAACAGTTCATGGTTGGGGAGGAGATCTGTGGGGCTGTGGTCTCTGTCCGGTTTCAG GAGGACATTATTTCAATATGGAATAAGACTGCCAGCGACCAAGCCACCACAGCCCGCATCCGGGATACGCTTCGGCGAGTGCTTAACCTACCTCCCAACACCATTATGGAATACAAAACCCACACCGACAGCATCAA
- the CHRNG gene encoding acetylcholine receptor subunit gamma, with protein sequence MHGGQRPLLLLPLLAVCLGAQGRNQEERLLGDLMHSYVPHLRPAKHDSDVVNVSLKLTLTNLISLNEREEALTTNVWIEMQWCDYRLRWDPRDYDGLWVLRVPSTMVWRPDVVLENNVDGVFEVALYCNVLVSPDGCVYWLPPAIFRSSCPVSVTYFPFDWQNCSLIFQSQTYSTNEINLQLSQEDGQTIEWIFIDPEAFTENGEWAIRHRPAKMLLDEAAPAEEAGHQKVVFYLLIQRKPLFYVINIIAPCVLISSVAILIYFLPAKAGGQKCTVAINVLLAQTVFLFLVAKKVPETSQAVPLISKYLTFLLVVTILIVVNAVVVLNVSLRSPHTHSMARGVRKVFLRLLPQLLRMHIRPLAPAAVQDARPRLQNGPSTGWSITAGEEVALCLPRSELLFRQHQRNGLVRAALEKLEKGPESGQSQEWCGSLKQAAPAIQACVEACNLIACARYQQSHFDSGNKEWFLVGRVLDRVCFLVMLSLFVCGTAGIFLMAHYNRMPALPFPGDPRSYLPSSD encoded by the exons ATGCACGGGGGCCAGAGGCCGCTGCTCCTTCTGCCACTGTTGGCTGTCTGCCTGG GAGCCCAGGGCCGGAACCAGGAGGAGCGTCTGCTCGGGGACCTGATGCACAGCTACGTCCCCCACCTGAGGCCCGCCAAGCACGATTCAGACGTGGTCAACGTCAGCCTGAAGCTCACCCTCACCAACCTCATCTCCCTG AATGAACGAGAGGAGGCCCTCACCACCAACGTCTGGATAGAAATG CAGTGGTGTGACTACCGCCTGCGCTGGGACCCACGTGACTACGACGGCCTGTGGGTGCTGCGGGTGCCGTCCACCATGGTGTGGCGGCCGGACGTCGTGCTGGAGAACAA CGTGGACGGCGTATTCGAGGTGGCCCTCTACTGCAACGTGCTCGTGTCTCCCGACGGCTGCGTCTACTGGCTGCCGCCCGCCATCTTCCGCTCCTCCTGCCCCGTCTCTGTCACCTACTTCCCCTTCGACTGGCAGAACTGCTCCCTCATCTTCCA gtCCCAGACCTACAGCACCAACGAGATCAATCTGCAGCTGAGCCAGGAAGATGGTCAGACCATCGAGTGGATTTTCATAGACCCCGAGGCCTTCACAG AAAATGGAGAGTGGGCCATCCGGCACCGGCCAGCCAAGATGCTGCTGGATGAGGCGGCACCAGCCGAGGAGGCCGGCCACCAGAAGGTCGTCTTCTACCTGCTTATCCAGCGCAAGCCCCTCTTCTACGTCATCAACATTATTGCGCCCTGTGTACTCATCTCCTCTGTGGCCATCCTCATCTACTTCCTTCCTGCCAAGG CGGGTGGTCAGAAGTGTACCGTCGCCATCAACGTGCTCCTGGCCCAGactgtcttcctcttccttgtGGCCAAGAAGGTGCCTGAGACCTCCCAGGCGGTGCCACTCATCAGCAA GTACTTGACCTTCCTCCTGGTGGTGACAATCCTGATTGTTGTGAATGCTGTGGTCGTGCTCAACGTGTCTTTGCggtccccacacacacactccatggcTCGAGGGGTCCGCAAG GTGTTCCTGCGGCTCTTGCCCCAGCTGCTGCGGATGCACATTCGCCCGCTGGCCCCAGCGGCTGTGCAGGACGCCCGGCCCCGGCTACAGAATGGGCCCTCCACGGGGTGGTCAATCacagctggggaggaggtggcccTCTGCCTGCCCCGCAGTGAACTCCTCTTCCGGCAGCACCAGCGCAATGGGCTAGTAAGGGCAGCGCTGGAGAAGCTAG agaaaggcccGGAGtcagggcagagccaggagtgGTGTGGCAGCCTGAAGCAGGCCGCCCCAGCCATCCAGGCCTGTGTGGAAGCCTGCAACCTCATTGCCTGCGCCCGGTACCAGCAGAGTCACTTTGATAGT GGGAACAAGGAATGGTTCCTGGTGGGCCGAGTGCTAGACCGCGTCTGCTTCCTGGTCATGCTCTCGCTCTTTGTCTGTGGCACTGCTGGAATCTTCCTCATGGCCCACTACAACAGGATGCCTGCCCTGCCATTCCCTGGAGACCCCCGCTCCTACCTGCCCTCATCTGACTGA
- the EIF4E2 gene encoding eukaryotic translation initiation factor 4E type 2 isoform X1: MNNKFDALKDDDSGDHDQNEENSTQKDGEKEKTERDKSQSSGKRKAVVPGPAEHPLQYNYTFWYSRRTPGRPTSSQSYEQNIKQIGTFASVEQFWRFYSHMVRPGDLTGHSDFHLFKEGIKPMWEDDANKNGGKWIIRLRKGLASRCWENLILAMLGEQFMVGEEICGAVVSVRFQEDIISIWNKTASDQATTARIRDTLRRVLNLPPNTIMEYKTHTDSIKMPGRLGPQRLLFQNLWKPRLNVP; the protein is encoded by the exons ATGAACAACAAGTTCGACGC ATTGAAAGATGACGACAGTGGGGACCATGATCAGAATGAAGAAAACAGCACACAGAAAGATGGTGAGAAGGAAAAAACGGAACGAGACAAGAGTCAGAGCAGCGGCAAGAGGAAG GCTGTTGTCCCTGGGCCAGCGGAGCACCCCCTGCAGTATAACTACACTTTCTGGTACTCCAGGAGAACCCCTGGCCGTCCCACCAGCTCACAGAGCTACGAACAGAATATCAAACAGATTGGCACCTTTGCCTCT GTGGAGCAGTTCTGGAGGTTTTACAGCCACATGGTACGTCCCGGGGACCTGACAGGCCACAGTGACTTCCATCTCTTCAAAGAAGGAATTAAACCCATGTGGGAG GATGATGCAAATAAAAATGGTGGCAAGTGGATTATTCGGCTGCGGAAGGGCTTGGCATCCCGTTGCTGGGAGAATCTCATCCTGGCCATGTTGGGGGAACAGTTCATGGTTGGGGAGGAGATCTGTGGGGCTGTGGTCTCTGTCCGGTTTCAG GAGGACATTATTTCAATATGGAATAAGACTGCCAGCGACCAAGCCACCACAGCCCGCATCCGGGATACGCTTCGGCGAGTGCTTAACCTACCTCCCAACACCATTATGGAATACAAAACCCACACCGACAGCATCAA
- the EIF4E2 gene encoding eukaryotic translation initiation factor 4E type 2 isoform X3: protein MNNKFDALKDDDSGDHDQNEENSTQKDGEKEKTERDKSQSSGKRKAVVPGPAEHPLQYNYTFWYSRRTPGRPTSSQSYEQNIKQIGTFASVEQFWRFYSHMVRPGDLTGHSDFHLFKEGIKPMWEDDANKNGGKWIIRLRKGLASRCWENLILAMLGEQFMVGEEICGAVVSVRFQEDIISIWNKTASDQATTARIRDTLRRVLNLPPNTIMEYKTHTDSIKDNSSFRNTKITL from the exons ATGAACAACAAGTTCGACGC ATTGAAAGATGACGACAGTGGGGACCATGATCAGAATGAAGAAAACAGCACACAGAAAGATGGTGAGAAGGAAAAAACGGAACGAGACAAGAGTCAGAGCAGCGGCAAGAGGAAG GCTGTTGTCCCTGGGCCAGCGGAGCACCCCCTGCAGTATAACTACACTTTCTGGTACTCCAGGAGAACCCCTGGCCGTCCCACCAGCTCACAGAGCTACGAACAGAATATCAAACAGATTGGCACCTTTGCCTCT GTGGAGCAGTTCTGGAGGTTTTACAGCCACATGGTACGTCCCGGGGACCTGACAGGCCACAGTGACTTCCATCTCTTCAAAGAAGGAATTAAACCCATGTGGGAG GATGATGCAAATAAAAATGGTGGCAAGTGGATTATTCGGCTGCGGAAGGGCTTGGCATCCCGTTGCTGGGAGAATCTCATCCTGGCCATGTTGGGGGAACAGTTCATGGTTGGGGAGGAGATCTGTGGGGCTGTGGTCTCTGTCCGGTTTCAG GAGGACATTATTTCAATATGGAATAAGACTGCCAGCGACCAAGCCACCACAGCCCGCATCCGGGATACGCTTCGGCGAGTGCTTAACCTACCTCCCAACACCATTATGGAATACAAAACCCACACCGACAGCATCAA